From a single Vicia villosa cultivar HV-30 ecotype Madison, WI unplaced genomic scaffold, Vvil1.0 ctg.005288F_1_1, whole genome shotgun sequence genomic region:
- the LOC131642568 gene encoding ABC transporter B family member 15-like has translation MGDVDQKKERKKNMNGSIWSIFMHADTQDWFLMILGTIGAIGEGFTTPVMLFLSSRVINTYGTSSSTDGNTFIHNSNKNAMAWIYLACASFVVCFLEGYCWTRTSGRQAAKMRCKYLKAVLRQDVAYFDLQITSTSEIITSVSNDTLLIQDVLSEKVPNFLMNISLFIGSYIMPFIILWRLAIVAFPFCVILVIPGLIYGKTLMSLSRKIREEYSQAGIVAEQTLSSIRTVYSFVGEQKSMNAFSKALEGTVELGLKQGLAKGLAIGSNGFVFAIWAFLCYYGSKMVMYHGAQGGTVFAVGASITVGGLALGASLSNMKYFSDAITAGERIKRVIERVPEIDSISAKGEILENVSGEVKFDNVEFAYPTRPETVILKKFSLKIPAGKTVALVGESGSGKSTVVSLLQRFYDPIGGEIRLDGVAIHKFKIKWLRSMMGLVSQEPALFATSIKENIMFGKEDATEDEIVEAAKICNAHDFISLLPNGYNTQVGERGVQLSGGQKQRIAIARAIIKKPRILLLDEATSALDTESELLVQQALDNATTGCTSIIIAHRLSTIQNADIVAVVHGGKVTEIGSHDELLQNDNNLYASLVRLQQTKTESEETVTTTFTNTQTASLVADLTSSVEDKFANVSIQNHDIDADNSVSFWRLLALNAPEWKQGVLGSFNAMVFGAIHPIFAFTMGSMISVYFNTDHEEIKNKTRVFSLWFFGLSLITLVVNIGQHYSFAYMGEYLTKRVRESMLSKILSFEVGWFDQDQNSSGAISSRLANDANVVRSLVGDRMFLLVQTFSAVATAYTMGLVISWRLTLVTIASQPIIIACFYTKGVLLKSLSSKSIKAQEQSSKLASEAVSNLRTITAFSSQERILKMLEEAQQGPIQENFRQAWFAGLGLGFSQFFTACSWSLNYWYGGKLLVDGLITKKALFESFMVVLTTGRVIGEAGSMTKDISKGAGTVRSIFGILDRHTEIETDEPNTFKPVTLTGQIEFCDVHFAYPARPNVIIFQGFSIKIEAGKSTALVGQSGSGKSTIIGLIERFYDPLQGSVTIDGMNIKSYNLKSLRRHIALVSQEPTLINGTIRDNIAYGTTCDKIDEVEIIEAARVANAHDFIAGLRDGYETWCGDKGVQLSGGQKQRIAIARAMLKNPKVLLLDEATSALDNKSEKVVQEALDKVMVGRTSVVVAHRLSTIQNCDVIAVLDKGKMVEIGTHKTLLANGPSGAYYSLVNLQTKHAVSKNKDSL, from the exons ATGGGTGATGTGGATCAGAAAAAGGAAAGGAAGAAGAACATGAATGGTTCAATATGGTCCATTTTCATGCATGCAGACACACAAGATTGGTTCCTTATGATTTTAGGTACCATTGGAGCCATTGGTGAAGGCTTTACTACACCTGTGATGTTGTTTCTTAGTAGCCGCGTGATTAATACTTATGGAACTTCATCTTCCACCGATGGAAACACTTTCATCCATAATAGCAATAAG AATGCAATGGCTTGGATCTATTTGGCTTGTGCATCTTTTGTTGTTTGTTTCCTTG AGGGCTATTGTTGGACAAGAACAAGTGGAAGACAAGCTGCAAAAATGAGATGCAAATATTTGAAAGCAGTTCTTAGACAAGATGTTGCTTACTTTGATTTGCAAATCACAAGTACTTCCGAGATTATCACTAGCGTATCCAATGACACTCTTTTAATCCAAGATGTTCTTAGCGAGAAG GTTCCAAATTTTTTGATGAACATTTCATTGTTCATTGGAAGTTACATAATGCCTTTTATAATACTATGGAGACTAGCAATTGTAGCATTTCCATTTTGCGTTATTCTAGTGATTCCTGGATTAATCTATGGCAAAACTTTGATGAGTTTATCAAGAAAGATTAGAGAAGAGTATAGTCAAGCTGGTATAGTTGCAGAACAAACGCTATCTTCTATCAGAACTGTTTATTCTTTTGTTGGGGAACAGAAGTCCATGAATGCTTTCTCTAAAGCTCTAGAAGGTACTGTGGAGTTGGGTTTAAAACAAGGATTAGCGAAAGGTTTAGCCATTGGAAGCAATGGTTTTGTGTTTGCCATTTGGGCTTTCTTGTGCTATTATGGTAGCAAAATGGTTATGTACCATGGTGCTCAAGGAGGGACAGTTTTTGCAGTTGGAGCAAGCATAACGGTCGGTGGATT AGCATTAGGAGCTAGTTTATCCAACATGAAGTATTTCTCGGATGCAATTACGGCCGGTGAAAGAATAAAGAGAGTAATAGAAAGAGTTCCTGAGATAGATTCTATCAGTGCAAAAGGAGAAATATTAGAAAATGTTTCCGGGGAAGTGAAATTCGACAATGTAGAATTTGCATACCCAACAAGACCCGAAACCGTTATCCTTAAAAAGTTTAGTCTCAAGATTCCAGCAGGAAAAACAGTTGCGTTGGTTGGTGAAAGTGGTTCAGGGAAATCGACAGTGGTATCGTTGTTGCAACGATTTTATGATCCAATTGGTGGAGAGATTCGCCTCGATGGAGTGGCTATTCATAAGTTTAAGATTAAATGGCTTAGATCAATGATGGGTTTGGTTAGTCAAGAACCTGCTTTGTTTGCAACAAGCATTAAAGAGAATATAATGTTTGGTAAAGAAGATGCTACTGAAGATGAGATTGTTGAAGCTGCTAAAATTTGTAATGCTCATGATTTCATTTCGTTGCTTCCTAATGGTTACAATACTCAG GTAGGAGAAAGAGGTGTTCAATTATCAGGTGGACAAAAACAAAGGATAGCAATTGCAAGAGCAATAATTAAAAAACCAAGAATCCTTCTTTTAGACGAAGCAACCAGCGCATTAGACACCGAATCAGAATTGCTCGTTCAACAAGCACTCGACAATGCAACTACTGGTTGCACCTCCATCATCATTGCTCATCGTCTCTCCACAATCCAAAACGCTGACATTGTTGCTGTTGTGCACGGTGGAAAAGTCACCGAGATTGGTTCACATGACGAGCTTCTCCAAAACGATAACAACCTATACGCCTCCCTCGTTCGCCTTCAACAAACCAAAACTGAATCAGAAGAAACGGTTACAACTACTTTCACAAACACACAAACAGCATCCTTGGTGGCAGACcttaccagttcagttgaagaTAAATTCGCTAATGTTAGTATACAGAACCACGATATTGATGCTGATAATTCGGTATCTTTTTGGAGATTACTTGCATTGAATGCTCCAGAATGGAAGCAAGGGGTTTTGGGGAGTTTTAATGCAATGGTGTTTGGTGCGATTCATCCTATTTTTGCATTTACAATGGGATCGATGATATCTGTGTATTTTAATACAGATCATGAGGAGATAAAAAACAAGACTAGAGTTTTTTCACTTTGGTTTTTCGGTTTGTCGTTGATAACTTTGGTGGTTAATATTGGACAACACTATAGCTTTGCTTACATGGGAGAGTACTTGACTAAACGTGTAAGGGAGAGCATGCTTTCTAAAATACTCAGTTTTGAAGTTGGGTGGTTCGATCAAGATCAAAATTCTAGTGGTGCGATTTCTTCTCGACTTGCCAATGATGCTAATGTG GTGAGGTCATTAGTAGGTGACAGAATGTTTTTGTTGGTACAAACATTTTCAGCAGTTGCAACAGCATACACTATGGGTCTAGTCATTTCATGGAGGCTCACACTTGTTACCATAGCTTCTCAACCAATTATAATTGCTTGTTTTTACACAAAAGGTGTTTTACTCAAAAGCCTTTCAAGCAAATCTATTAAGGCCCAAGAACAAAGTAGCAAGTTAGCTTCTGAGGCAGTTTCAAATCTTAGAACCATTACTGCTTTTTCGTCTCAAGAAAGAATACTCAAAATGCTTGAAGAGGCCCAACAAGGCCCGATTCAAGAGAATTTTCGACAGGCGTGGTTTGCTGGTCTTGGGCTTGGGTTTTCGCAATTCTTCACGGCTTGTTCTTGGTCCTTGAATTATTGGTACGGCGGGAAGCTTTTGGTTGATGGGTTGATTACGAAGAAAGCGTTGTTTGAGAGTTTTATGGTTGTGTTAACTACGGGGAGGGTTATAGGTGAAGCTGGAAGCATGACTAAAGATATTTCCAAAGGTGCAGGTACCGTGAGGTCGATCTTTGGCATTCTAGATCGGCACACAGAAATCGAAACAGACGAGCCTAATACGTTTAAGCCAGTTACTCTAACGGGCCAAATAGAATTTTGTGACGTGCATTTCGCGTACCCTGCTAGGCCTAACGTGATTATATTTCAAGGTTTTTCGATTAAAATTGAAGCGGGAAAATCGACTGCATTAGTAGGGCAAAGTGGTTCGGGAAAGTCGACGATCATAGGATTAATAGAAAGATTCTATGATCCATTGCAAGGAAGTGTGACAATAGATGGTATGAACATAAAATCATATAACCTAAAGTCACTAAGAAGACACATAGCACTTGTGAGCCAAGAGCCAACATTGATTAATGGAACCATAAGGGACAACATTGCATATGGAACAACATGTGACAAAATTGATGAAGTTGAGATCATAGAAGCAGCAAGAGTTGCCAATGCTCATGATTTCATAGCTGGTTTGAGAGATGGGTATGAGACATGGTGTGGAGACAAAGGGGTGCAGCTTTCTGGGGGACAAAAACAAAGGATAGCAATAGCCAGAGCTATGTTAAAGAATCCAAAAGTGTTGCTGCTAGATGAGGCAACAAGTGCACTAGATAACAAGTCAGAGAAAGTGGTGCAAGAAGCATTGGATAAGGTAATGGTTGGAAGGACAAGTGTGGTTGTGGCACATAGGTTGAGTACAATACAAAATTGTGATGTTATTGCTGTTTTAGATAAAGGGAAAATGGTTGAGATTGGAACTCACAAAACCTTGCTGGCTAATGGACCTTCTGGTGCTTATTACTCTTTGGTTAACCTTCAAACTAAACATGCAgtttcaaaaaataaagatagcTTGTGA